One region of Pararhizobium qamdonense genomic DNA includes:
- a CDS encoding ABC transporter permease gives MTDTLTTAPLAIATTRRTSYTDLALRYGLLIVLLVLIAVSQALYPRFLDPQNIKNILSQNAPLGIVAVGMTLVMITRGFDLSVGASYAAGATVFASLAVAEWSLWFAAGATLAVGLAAGLINGTIITRINVNPFVATLGTTSVFSGLALLYSNSSPFVVSDKAFAVIGRGAFLGIPISIWILGAVLVVGEFVLRRTVYGRSLYAIGGNDEAARLAGLPTALLRTSTYVVCGVCAALGGMIIASRLSIGQADIGSSMALDSIAVVVIGGTSLMGGEGSVWRSAIGLLIVAVLTNLLDSLAVDSNYQLVIKGTIVIVAVALDAFARSRR, from the coding sequence ATGACTGACACACTGACAACCGCTCCCTTAGCGATCGCGACTACGCGCAGGACGAGCTACACCGATCTCGCGCTTCGCTATGGTCTGCTTATTGTGCTTCTTGTTCTCATTGCCGTCAGCCAGGCGCTCTATCCTCGCTTTCTCGACCCGCAGAACATAAAGAACATTCTGAGCCAGAACGCCCCGCTCGGCATCGTCGCTGTCGGCATGACATTAGTCATGATTACGCGCGGCTTCGACCTGTCGGTCGGCGCCAGTTATGCGGCCGGTGCCACGGTGTTCGCTAGCCTCGCGGTCGCCGAATGGTCGCTCTGGTTTGCCGCGGGTGCGACGCTCGCGGTCGGGCTTGCCGCGGGGCTGATAAACGGCACGATCATCACCCGTATCAATGTCAACCCCTTCGTCGCCACGCTCGGCACGACCTCAGTCTTCAGCGGCCTGGCGCTGCTCTATTCGAACTCGTCGCCTTTCGTTGTCTCTGACAAGGCCTTCGCCGTGATCGGCCGCGGCGCCTTCCTCGGCATTCCGATCAGTATCTGGATCCTCGGCGCGGTGCTCGTTGTCGGCGAATTCGTATTGCGTCGAACGGTTTACGGCCGCTCACTCTATGCTATCGGCGGCAATGACGAGGCTGCCAGACTGGCCGGCCTTCCGACCGCCTTACTGCGCACGTCTACTTATGTGGTGTGCGGCGTCTGCGCAGCACTCGGCGGTATGATTATCGCTTCGCGCCTTTCGATTGGCCAAGCAGATATCGGTTCTTCCATGGCCCTCGATTCGATCGCGGTGGTGGTCATCGGCGGCACATCCCTGATGGGTGGAGAGGGATCTGTCTGGCGTAGCGCGATCGGCCTTCTAATCGTCGCAGTGCTCACTAATCTGCTCGACAGTCTTGCGGTTGATTCCAATTACCAGCTCGTCATCAAGGGCACGATCGTTATCGTAGCGGTGGCACTTGATGCTTTTGCCCGGTCGCGTCGTTGA
- a CDS encoding sugar ABC transporter substrate-binding protein, giving the protein MKHAWLLALTLAATPAAAKEIAVNVGLEKPVVVDTDKPLKLALFIEIGTNSAVQSTIKGVKAMAEKYGFSYDVFDARFDVARQINQMETALFNGYNAWIVVPVEGSQVCDMVTKRAPAENVLVAHATGTACGRSSMEGDELWSPGTLTYVGGNETPSAFKAIMEKAITDNPGHQKVGILTGPNLHPITVSFDKALAEVKAAHPDFEVVAVHRTDYSPPDNQIKTQTMLQANPDLNIIVGAYTNMSKGAVPAIEAAGKQGQVKVYEAGGTEWSVDALKSGAIQVTTGFYRQTAAEAAVQAILDARAGKTVPHVILNDGHALIPGQESGKVGLVTRDNLGAYTPESP; this is encoded by the coding sequence ATGAAACATGCATGGCTTCTGGCCCTTACGCTGGCCGCAACTCCCGCAGCGGCCAAGGAAATCGCCGTAAATGTCGGCCTTGAAAAACCTGTCGTTGTCGACACGGACAAGCCGCTGAAGCTCGCCCTGTTCATCGAGATCGGCACCAACAGCGCGGTGCAATCGACGATCAAGGGTGTGAAGGCGATGGCCGAGAAATATGGCTTTTCCTACGACGTATTTGACGCCCGCTTTGACGTGGCACGACAGATCAACCAGATGGAGACGGCGCTCTTCAATGGCTACAATGCCTGGATCGTCGTGCCGGTTGAGGGTAGCCAAGTCTGCGACATGGTGACTAAGCGGGCCCCGGCCGAAAACGTGCTGGTCGCGCACGCCACCGGCACGGCCTGCGGCCGCTCCTCCATGGAAGGCGATGAGCTCTGGTCGCCCGGCACGCTCACCTATGTCGGTGGCAACGAGACGCCGAGCGCGTTCAAGGCGATAATGGAAAAGGCGATCACTGACAATCCGGGTCATCAGAAGGTCGGTATCCTGACTGGTCCGAACCTCCACCCGATCACCGTCTCCTTCGACAAGGCGCTGGCCGAAGTCAAAGCGGCGCACCCGGATTTCGAGGTCGTGGCAGTCCATCGCACCGACTATTCGCCGCCGGACAATCAGATCAAGACACAGACCATGCTGCAGGCCAATCCAGACCTCAACATCATCGTCGGCGCTTACACCAATATGTCCAAAGGTGCCGTGCCCGCCATCGAGGCGGCCGGCAAGCAGGGCCAGGTCAAGGTCTACGAGGCCGGCGGAACGGAATGGTCCGTCGATGCGCTGAAATCGGGCGCGATCCAGGTAACAACGGGCTTCTATCGCCAAACGGCAGCCGAAGCCGCAGTTCAGGCGATCCTCGATGCCCGTGCTGGCAAAACCGTACCGCATGTCATCTTGAATGACGGCCATGCTCTTATTCCAGGTCAGGAGAGCGGAAAAGTAGGACTCGTGACCCGCGACAATCTCGGCGCCTACACGCCGGAATCGCCCTGA
- a CDS encoding putative quinol monooxygenase, protein MIENNEQCVLIVTFDARPGQKEAFRAHLYALVGQMKAEPHFVNTIVHDDLDKPERLVLYEIWSGSRERWQRDEPLKSYRKAYEQGLGDLLENRSVQWMTPVAEWGSSLTLNGKDH, encoded by the coding sequence ATGATTGAGAACAATGAACAATGCGTACTGATCGTCACTTTTGACGCGAGGCCGGGACAGAAGGAGGCGTTCCGCGCCCACCTCTACGCCCTGGTCGGGCAGATGAAGGCCGAGCCCCATTTTGTCAACACCATCGTGCACGACGATCTGGATAAGCCAGAACGTCTCGTCCTCTACGAAATCTGGTCGGGCAGCCGCGAGCGTTGGCAGCGCGACGAGCCGCTGAAGTCTTATCGGAAGGCCTACGAGCAGGGGCTCGGAGACCTGCTCGAAAACCGCAGTGTGCAATGGATGACGCCGGTGGCCGAATGGGGCAGCAGTCTCACGCTGAATGGGAAGGATCATTGA
- a CDS encoding LysR family transcriptional regulator has translation MDPRSEYSVVVSVVSEGNFSAAARKLAMTPSAVSKLVSRVEDRLGVLLFNRSGASVTPTAEGRAFHEAALQAIDAIEATEASVFAGKLAQDTLRIRSMPAFAVAQLAPVIPEFCRRHPAIQLDIHLSMDPGNPLGGGVDIAIHVGPLPDSSLIARRFSGTRWIICAAPSYLDRHGTPLSPADLSQHQCLNFTPSIVHRPWSFKDGDGSIQYLRISGRIVANQSQMLHALVCDGAGIAQLTEFAVREDLRTGRLVELFPDMQNDEIDPIYAIHRTRKFVPPKVRVFLDYLEAAFKP, from the coding sequence ATGGATCCTCGCAGCGAATATTCCGTTGTTGTCAGCGTCGTTAGCGAAGGCAATTTTTCTGCAGCGGCACGCAAGCTTGCCATGACACCCTCTGCCGTCAGCAAGCTTGTGTCGCGTGTCGAAGACAGGCTCGGCGTGCTATTGTTCAACCGGTCAGGTGCATCTGTCACACCGACTGCGGAGGGACGCGCCTTTCATGAGGCGGCACTTCAGGCAATCGACGCCATCGAAGCCACTGAAGCTTCCGTCTTCGCAGGAAAGCTGGCGCAGGACACACTTCGGATCCGCTCAATGCCGGCATTCGCGGTCGCCCAACTGGCACCGGTCATTCCAGAATTCTGTCGTAGGCACCCCGCGATTCAGCTCGACATCCATCTATCCATGGATCCTGGCAATCCCTTGGGTGGAGGGGTCGATATCGCAATTCACGTTGGGCCATTGCCGGATTCATCGCTAATCGCTCGCCGCTTTTCCGGAACACGATGGATCATCTGTGCGGCGCCGTCCTATCTCGACCGTCATGGAACACCGCTTTCGCCTGCCGACCTGTCACAGCACCAGTGCCTAAACTTCACACCATCCATCGTCCACCGTCCGTGGTCGTTCAAGGATGGGGACGGCTCGATCCAATACCTCAGGATTTCCGGTCGGATCGTTGCCAATCAAAGCCAGATGCTTCACGCCCTGGTATGCGATGGAGCGGGCATTGCTCAACTCACGGAATTTGCAGTGCGCGAAGACCTTAGGACTGGTCGACTGGTTGAACTTTTCCCCGACATGCAGAATGACGAGATCGATCCCATCTATGCTATCCATCGCACCAGAAAATTCGTGCCTCCTAAGGTGCGGGTCTTCCTCGACTACCTGGAAGCAGCGTTCAAACCCTAG
- a CDS encoding flavin-containing monooxygenase, with translation MSHAMNDVARTSADQSETVETYDAIIIGAGFSGLYQLHTLRDQLNLSAVVFDVADDVGGTWYWNRYPGARCDSESYYYCYSFSKELQEDWRWTELYPQHDEIRRYLSHVADRFDLRRDIRLKTRVESAVFEEETNTWLVSIDAGKSYRCRFLVSAVGVLSSTNVPKISGLERFKGEWYHTGNWPHQPVDFSGKAVGIIGTGSTGIQATPVVADQAKHLTVFQRTANYSVPARNRPLSQEDQQWIQENYDEIRLKAKTSSNGHPFDVNQQSALEVSEEVRRQRYEDAWKAGGLRFRASYKDLLQDKAANDTASEFIREKIRQVVKDPETAEKLTPRDHPFASKRPPIDTNYFETFNRDNVSLVDVKTTPIVEITEAGIKTSDAEYPLDVIIFATGFDAMTGSLLKIDIRGVGGRSLKETWATGPRNYLGLQVPHFPNFFMVMGPGSPSVLTNNPVAIEQHVEWIRNCIGDMMGRGLTRIEPDLTAADNWVDEVNRAANKTLLPMASSSWYLGANVPGKPRAFMPYAGGMAYYADLCKEIAGDDYRGFITR, from the coding sequence ATGTCACATGCAATGAATGACGTGGCGAGGACCTCCGCCGACCAATCCGAGACTGTTGAGACCTATGATGCCATCATCATCGGCGCCGGCTTCTCCGGTCTCTATCAACTGCATACGCTGCGCGATCAGCTAAACCTGTCTGCGGTTGTGTTCGATGTCGCGGACGACGTTGGCGGCACTTGGTACTGGAACCGCTATCCGGGGGCACGCTGCGACTCTGAAAGCTACTACTACTGCTATTCCTTTTCGAAGGAATTGCAGGAGGATTGGCGCTGGACAGAACTTTACCCGCAGCACGATGAGATCCGCCGATACCTTTCACATGTCGCCGATCGCTTTGATCTGAGGCGCGACATCCGTTTAAAGACGCGCGTTGAATCCGCCGTCTTTGAGGAAGAAACCAATACCTGGTTGGTCTCCATCGATGCCGGAAAAAGCTATCGATGCCGGTTCCTCGTTTCGGCCGTCGGCGTGCTGTCTTCCACGAACGTCCCAAAAATTTCCGGTTTGGAACGCTTTAAAGGCGAGTGGTACCACACCGGCAACTGGCCCCATCAGCCAGTGGATTTTTCCGGTAAGGCCGTTGGTATTATCGGTACAGGCTCGACCGGAATCCAGGCGACCCCGGTCGTCGCCGACCAGGCAAAGCATCTTACTGTTTTCCAGCGCACCGCAAATTACAGCGTCCCCGCCCGGAACCGGCCCTTGTCGCAGGAAGACCAGCAGTGGATACAGGAGAATTACGACGAGATTCGACTGAAAGCTAAAACCTCCAGCAACGGCCATCCATTCGACGTGAACCAGCAGTCCGCGCTTGAAGTAAGCGAGGAAGTTCGCCGCCAACGTTACGAAGATGCCTGGAAGGCAGGTGGGCTTCGCTTCCGGGCTTCCTACAAGGATCTCCTGCAGGATAAAGCCGCCAATGACACGGCTTCCGAGTTCATCCGGGAGAAAATTCGGCAGGTCGTCAAGGACCCGGAAACCGCCGAGAAGCTAACTCCAAGGGACCATCCCTTCGCATCCAAGCGGCCTCCGATCGACACCAATTATTTCGAGACCTTCAACCGGGACAATGTCTCGCTTGTCGACGTCAAGACAACGCCTATTGTCGAAATCACCGAGGCAGGGATTAAAACGTCCGACGCGGAATATCCGCTCGATGTCATCATCTTCGCCACTGGTTTTGACGCGATGACTGGCTCCCTGCTTAAGATCGACATCCGCGGCGTTGGCGGGCGGAGTCTCAAGGAGACCTGGGCGACCGGACCGCGAAACTATCTCGGGCTACAGGTCCCGCATTTCCCGAACTTCTTCATGGTAATGGGTCCAGGAAGCCCCTCCGTTCTGACAAACAATCCGGTCGCGATCGAGCAGCATGTCGAGTGGATCCGCAATTGCATCGGCGACATGATGGGACGAGGCCTGACGCGCATCGAACCGGATCTTACTGCGGCTGACAATTGGGTCGATGAAGTCAACCGCGCCGCGAACAAGACGCTGCTGCCGATGGCAAGTAGCTCCTGGTATCTCGGCGCCAATGTCCCGGGTAAGCCGCGTGCCTTCATGCCGTATGCCGGCGGAATGGCCTACTACGCCGACCTTTGCAAGGAGATTGCCGGTGACGACTATCGCGGCTTCATTACTCGCTGA
- a CDS encoding alpha/beta hydrolase, giving the protein MLRPINPDVRAMVDAAISASVPPLESLQPQVARANYAATRRADQPALAPVTSVLDIEIAGPSNKIGLRVIRGLDSHEALPCLVYFHGGGWMLGSPESHEGICRTLALAARCCVISVDYRLAPEHPFPAAVEDAAAAFRWIASNADTLKINGSMLAVGGDSAGGNLATILALMGRDRELPEAIYQLLFYPAVDLRLGTATFESAAEGMLVSATTIRWFVDHYIPGDADRSDWRASPILAKSLVGLPPAFVLTCGLDPLGEEGRQYSARLEAEGVAVTALHLCDQPHGFLNLGKAIGAASGVLAYAAFMLTEAWRHSGSRQLVGETT; this is encoded by the coding sequence ATGTTACGGCCAATTAATCCCGACGTCAGGGCAATGGTGGATGCTGCAATCTCAGCTAGCGTGCCACCTCTGGAAAGTCTGCAGCCTCAGGTGGCGCGCGCCAATTACGCCGCCACCCGGCGCGCCGACCAGCCGGCGCTTGCGCCCGTGACATCGGTGCTCGACATTGAGATAGCCGGTCCATCCAACAAGATCGGATTGCGCGTAATCCGTGGGCTTGATAGCCATGAGGCGCTGCCTTGCCTCGTCTATTTCCACGGGGGCGGCTGGATGCTAGGCAGCCCGGAATCGCATGAGGGAATTTGCCGGACACTCGCGCTAGCAGCGCGATGCTGCGTTATCTCGGTCGATTACCGGCTGGCTCCCGAACATCCGTTTCCGGCTGCGGTTGAGGATGCCGCCGCCGCGTTTCGCTGGATAGCCTCGAATGCCGACACCCTGAAGATCAATGGCAGCATGCTCGCCGTTGGTGGAGACAGTGCCGGTGGTAATCTCGCGACCATACTCGCGCTTATGGGGCGAGACAGAGAATTACCCGAGGCGATCTATCAACTGCTGTTCTACCCCGCTGTTGATTTGCGCCTCGGGACTGCGACGTTCGAAAGCGCGGCAGAAGGGATGCTGGTGTCGGCTACGACCATTCGCTGGTTCGTGGATCACTATATTCCTGGAGACGCCGACCGCAGCGACTGGCGCGCCTCGCCAATCCTGGCAAAGAGCCTTGTGGGACTGCCGCCTGCCTTCGTGCTGACGTGCGGTCTTGATCCGCTCGGCGAGGAAGGCAGGCAGTATTCCGCTCGACTGGAAGCAGAAGGAGTCGCCGTCACGGCGCTCCATCTTTGCGACCAGCCACATGGCTTCCTCAATCTCGGGAAGGCAATCGGCGCAGCTAGCGGAGTTCTCGCCTACGCCGCCTTCATGCTGACCGAAGCATGGAGACATTCCGGTTCACGACAACTCGTCGGTGAGACGACATGA
- a CDS encoding sugar ABC transporter ATP-binding protein, giving the protein MDVSVARATPAIRLRGVWKSFGAIEALKPVSLDVGSGQIHAFVGQNGAGKSTTLGILAGRIPASGGDIEIGGNKVELGDPRRARAAGVVAIYQELTIVPALSAVANVFLGQPYSRAGLLSEAAMRRRFQELTSRLGVKIPAEAEARNLSVADQQTLEILRAIEANARIILFDEPTTSLAPPEREALFKVMRDLRAEGHTLIYVSHNLDEVLNISDAITVFRNGRLIETRGKEKWTKSQLVAAMLGEEMGDVYQRRPASRPAAGTAALSVRECSLPGAIGGIDFFVRPGEILGIGGLVGSGRTSLLRALAGLEPQSSGMMDIDGRNVAWPRTPRASRRLGIALVPEDRKHQGLVLGLPATENVTLPNFGSVAKFGLVDNRQMAERSAVATTAFGFDSRRLGAPVGTLSGGNQQKVLLARWAYERPKILMVDEPTRGIDVGAKAEILDSLRGFAEQGLAVIIVSSELEEICALADRVLVLSEGRMVDHIDSGRAELSVHLVLNSAFGVERHYHD; this is encoded by the coding sequence ATGGATGTCAGTGTTGCACGCGCCACGCCCGCCATACGCCTAAGGGGTGTGTGGAAGTCCTTCGGTGCGATTGAAGCTTTGAAACCGGTGTCTCTGGATGTCGGGAGTGGGCAGATTCACGCCTTCGTCGGTCAGAACGGCGCTGGCAAATCGACGACGCTCGGCATTCTGGCCGGCCGGATACCTGCCAGCGGTGGTGACATCGAAATCGGCGGCAACAAGGTTGAGCTCGGCGATCCTCGCCGCGCTCGTGCTGCCGGTGTGGTAGCGATTTATCAAGAGCTGACAATCGTGCCGGCGCTTTCAGCCGTCGCCAACGTCTTCCTCGGCCAGCCCTATTCGCGAGCCGGTCTCCTGTCCGAGGCCGCGATGCGGCGCCGGTTCCAGGAACTGACCAGCCGGCTGGGGGTCAAGATCCCCGCCGAGGCCGAGGCGCGCAACCTGTCAGTCGCCGACCAGCAGACGCTCGAAATCCTGCGCGCCATCGAGGCGAATGCCCGCATCATCCTGTTCGACGAGCCGACGACATCTCTTGCGCCGCCGGAACGCGAGGCGCTGTTCAAGGTGATGCGCGACCTGCGCGCCGAGGGCCATACGCTGATCTACGTGTCGCACAATCTCGATGAAGTCCTCAATATTTCCGATGCGATCACCGTCTTCCGCAATGGCCGGCTGATCGAGACGCGCGGTAAGGAAAAGTGGACGAAATCGCAGCTCGTCGCCGCCATGCTCGGCGAGGAGATGGGAGATGTCTACCAGCGGCGCCCAGCCTCCAGGCCTGCTGCCGGAACTGCGGCCCTCAGCGTCAGGGAATGTTCGTTGCCGGGCGCGATCGGTGGCATCGACTTCTTCGTCCGGCCTGGAGAAATCCTCGGCATCGGCGGCCTTGTCGGTTCCGGCCGCACCAGCCTGCTCCGTGCTTTGGCAGGACTGGAGCCACAATCCTCGGGTATGATGGACATCGACGGACGCAACGTCGCCTGGCCACGAACGCCGCGGGCATCGCGCCGGCTTGGCATCGCGCTCGTTCCGGAAGATCGCAAGCACCAAGGTCTCGTGCTCGGCCTGCCAGCAACCGAGAACGTCACGCTACCCAACTTCGGTTCCGTGGCGAAATTCGGCCTCGTTGACAATCGGCAGATGGCGGAACGGTCAGCCGTCGCAACAACGGCTTTTGGCTTTGATAGCCGCCGGCTCGGCGCCCCTGTCGGGACGCTCTCGGGAGGCAACCAGCAAAAAGTGCTTCTGGCACGCTGGGCCTATGAGCGGCCGAAAATCCTGATGGTCGACGAGCCGACACGCGGGATCGACGTCGGAGCCAAGGCGGAGATCCTCGATTCCTTGCGTGGCTTTGCCGAACAGGGACTTGCGGTCATCATCGTCTCGTCGGAACTTGAAGAGATCTGCGCGCTCGCCGACCGCGTCCTCGTGCTCTCCGAGGGGCGCATGGTCGACCATATCGATTCCGGGCGTGCCGAGCTATCCGTGCATCTCGTCCTGAACAGCGCCTTCGGCGTGGAAAGGCATTATCATGACTGA